In the genome of Asterias amurensis chromosome 16, ASM3211899v1, one region contains:
- the LOC139948743 gene encoding uncharacterized protein, which produces MDKTSSSPTALFGTESHQLKLGRSFDRDRHRAFHTVRYDFKPASIDHTKEALLEVGEGHEVNITLPNVESKGTAYTKFKGSKRPLQKECVLIYDHRTGEFTLERLTCNMQVKKQREEGTSKAQLSSRPLSSLDPSNLRNSPNFLGSTSSKGKKGELSTMSSALTTPDTEQGGEISPLQPSPLAPSPHTPPSHHVSSNHEDTDSSGSYFTDSESEDNAPSQKSSGTGSSSSDDEDGQEMSSQMMKNGTLTSTHSHHGKSRSPPMSKLLSVHQDNAQYIRSQLSRDLQLSESDSDSD; this is translated from the exons ATGGACAAAACCAGCAGCAGTCCAACAGCGCTGTTTGGAACAGAGTCCCACCAGCTGAAACTAGGGAGAAGTTTCGACAGGGACAGACACAGGGCTTTTCATACAGTACGAT ATGATTTTAAACCAGCATCGATAGATCATACAAAAGAAGCATTACTAGAGGTCGGTGAAGGTCACGAGGTCAACATCACGTTACCAAACGTAGAG AGTAAAGGTACTGCATACACTAAGTTCAAGGGTTCTAAGAGGCCTCTACAGAAGGAGTGTGTACTGATCTATGACCACAGGACTGGGGAGTTCACATTGGAACGACTGACCTGTAATATGCAGGTCAAGAAACAAAG GGAGGAAGGCACCAGTAAAGCACAGCTCTCCAGTCGGCCATTATCTAGCCTAGATCCAAGTAACCTCAGAAACTCACCTAACTTCTTGGGATCGACAAGCTCCAAAGGCAAGAAGGGTGAACTATCCACCATGAGTTCGGCACTCACAACTCCGGACACAGAGCAAG GAGGTGAGATCTCTCCCCTGCAGCCCTCACCCCTGGCCCCTTCCCCTCACACCCCGCCATCCCATCATGTTTCATCCAACCATGAGGACACAGACTCGTCTGGTAGCTACTTCACCGATAGCGAGAGTGAGGATAACGCTCCGAGTCAGAAGAGTAGTGGGACTGGGAGTAGCTCCAGCGATGACGAAGATGGTCAAGAAATGAGTAGTCAGATGATGAAGAATGGAACGCTCACTTCTACTCACTCCCACCATG GAAAGTCCAGGAGTCCACCCATGTCAAAGCTTCTCTCTGTTCATCAGGACAATGCACAGTATATCCGCAGTCAACTCA GTCGAGATCTACAGCTGAGTGAGTCGGATTCAGACAGCGACTAA